One stretch of Monomorium pharaonis isolate MP-MQ-018 chromosome 10, ASM1337386v2, whole genome shotgun sequence DNA includes these proteins:
- the LOC118647791 gene encoding uncharacterized protein LOC118647791, with translation MVIILQGHTEGYDNNAQMVIILTKGKICIQIINCIPSLSLKDFATTEKIMPDYSPSEIIDIILILGECHLNYHEASRVYRDRYPERERHPNPALIRNLERRAREGDLKRKRKDHVYDENDNRVVTLLAAIHLNPHVSQRILARELGIPRSTIRRIMKKLKYHPYHITLTQALSQRDMQLRIQFCQWAQQMIRAEQNFFNFVMFSDESTFKNNGELNRHNCHYWSDVNPHWHRPIDNQNRWSINVWCGIVNGYLIGPYFFDGNVNGENFLAFLRDDLPQLLENVDLQTRQRLWIQLDGAPPHYTRYVRDYLNETYNDRWIGRGGPVAWPARSPDLTSPDFFLWGYLKNVVYEQTPTTRENMIERIREACRRITRDMLLKTVRHFQDRLALCIQANGDNFEQLIR, from the coding sequence ATGGTGATAATCTTACAGGGACATACAGAGGGATATGATAATAATGCACAAATGGTTATTATACTTACTAAAGGAAAAATCTGTATACAAATTATCAATTGTATCCCTTCATTATCGCTCAAGGATTTTGCAACTACGGAAAAAATAATGCCAGACTATTCACCCTCGGAGATCATTGATATTATTCTCATTCTTGGAGAATGTCATTTAAATTATCACGAAGCTTCGCGAGTTTACCGAGATCGGTATCCTGAAAGGGAAAGACACCCCAATCCTGCTTTAATCCGAAACCTCGAACGAAGAGCTCGTGAAGGTGATCTCAAACGTAAAAGGAAAGATCATGTGTATGATGAAAATGACAATCGTGTGGTCACGCTCCTGGCAGCAATTCATCTCAATCCTCATGTTAGTCAACGGATTTTGGCAAGGGAACTAGGTATTCCAAGATCAACAATTAGGAGGATTATGAAGAAACTTAAATACCATCCCTACCACATAACGTTGACACAAGCTCTGAGTCAAAGGGATATGCAATTGCGTATCCAATTTTGTCAATGGGCACAACAAATGATCAGAgctgaacaaaattttttcaattttgtcatGTTCTCTGATGAGtcgacatttaaaaataatggtgAGCTAAATAGGCATAATTGTCACTATTGGTCAGATGTTAATCCCCATTGGCATAGACCAATAGATAATCAGAATCGTTGGAGTATCAATGTTTGGTGCGGAATTGTGAATGGGTATTTGATTGGTCCCTATTTCTTTGACGGAAATGTCAACGGGGAAAACTTTCTGGCATTTCTTAGAGATGATTTACCACAATTACTTGAAAACGTTGACCTGCAAACACGCCAGAGGTTATGGATACAACTCGATGGCGCGCCACCTCACTATACAAGATATGTGAGAGATTACCTGAATGAAACGTATAATGACAGATGGATTGGACGAGGTGGCCCCGTCGCGTGGCCTGCACGATCTCCTGATCTGACGTCGCCCGACTTTTTCTTATGGGGATACCTGAAAAATGTCGTGTACGAGCAAACGCCTACAACAAGAGAAAATATGATAGAAAGGATACGAGAAGCTTGCAGAAGAATAACGCGCGATATGTTACTCAAGACAGTAAGACATTTCCAAGATAGGTTGGCATTATGTATCCAAGCCAATGGAGACAACTTCGAACAATTGATtcgataa
- the LOC118647489 gene encoding ataxin-8-like, with amino-acid sequence MAQSWSQSEEVASMQQLLQQLLQQQKEQQQQQQQHQEEVQQKLDFLYGELQKYKEQQQLVQQPQQSQQPQAKRKRKKEVPAAREPAGEPSEPFKVLAEGEVEAKTADEVAAEVPTEVAAEVPTEVAAEVAAEVASRLLAKVHVKKPNALLVALHG; translated from the exons ATGGCGCAGAGTTGGTCTC AATCAGAAGAAGTTGCATCTATGCAGCAGTTGCTGCAACAGTTGTTGCAGCAACAAAAAgaacaacaacaacagcagcagcagcaccaAGAAGAAGTCCAACAGAAGTTGGACTTCCTTTATGGCGagctgcaaaaatataaagagcaGCAGCAGCTGGTGCAACAACCACAGCAGTCACAGCAGCCACAGGCAAAACGtaaa agaaaaaaagaggtgCCGGCCGCGCGCGAGCCCGCTGGCGAGCCCAGCGAGCCTTTCAAGGTATTAGCCGAGGGGGAGGTCGAAGCCAAGACAGCGGACGAGGTGGCGGCCGAGGTGCCGACCGAGGTGGCGGCCGAGGTGCCGACCGAGGTGGCGGCCGAGGTGGCGGCAGAGGTGGCCTCAC GGCTACTGGCGAAGGTCCACGTAAAAAAACCTAACGCGCTATTAGTGGCACTTCATGGGTAG